One genomic segment of Gemmatimonadaceae bacterium includes these proteins:
- the nadA gene encoding quinolinate synthase NadA, with protein MTTTATDGKSAGAARDFTELQAEIKHRARERSAVILAHNYERPEVQDVADFVGDSLGLSREAAKTDAEIIVFCGVHFMAETAAILSPQKMVLLPDLAAGCSLAATIDGDQLREWKAEHPGAVVVSYVNTTADVKAESDYCCTSGNAVEIVNSIPLETEILFLPDMFLGAHVRRVTGRKNMHVWMGECHVHAGIDPEHINQRRAQHPGAEFLIHPECGCATSAVEAVSAGDVDPEGVQILSTEGMINRPRISDAEEFIVATEVGILHRLRRENPTKRFFPANDLAVCAFMKVTTLPKVLRSIERLEHHITVEPETAARARRAIERMIAIGGNRPLSPKPETTDDPGE; from the coding sequence ATGACCACAACAGCGACGGACGGCAAAAGCGCGGGCGCAGCGAGAGACTTCACCGAGCTTCAGGCGGAGATCAAGCATCGCGCGCGCGAGCGGAGCGCCGTAATTCTCGCTCACAACTACGAGCGCCCCGAAGTCCAGGACGTTGCTGACTTCGTTGGAGACTCGCTCGGGCTGAGTCGGGAGGCGGCGAAGACCGACGCCGAGATCATCGTCTTCTGTGGCGTGCATTTCATGGCTGAGACGGCCGCGATTCTGTCACCTCAGAAGATGGTGCTGCTCCCGGACCTCGCAGCAGGATGCTCGCTGGCCGCCACGATTGACGGCGACCAGCTCCGGGAGTGGAAAGCCGAGCATCCGGGAGCTGTGGTTGTGTCTTACGTCAACACGACGGCCGACGTCAAAGCGGAAAGCGACTACTGCTGCACGTCGGGGAATGCGGTGGAGATCGTGAACTCCATACCACTGGAAACGGAGATACTGTTTCTACCGGACATGTTCCTGGGCGCACACGTGCGACGTGTAACGGGCCGGAAGAACATGCATGTCTGGATGGGCGAGTGTCATGTGCACGCCGGGATAGATCCCGAGCACATCAATCAGCGCCGCGCGCAGCATCCAGGTGCAGAATTTCTGATTCACCCGGAGTGTGGGTGTGCGACGAGCGCAGTAGAAGCGGTGTCTGCGGGCGACGTGGATCCTGAGGGTGTACAGATCCTTTCCACCGAGGGGATGATCAATCGACCCCGCATATCGGATGCGGAAGAATTCATCGTCGCGACGGAGGTGGGGATTCTGCACCGCCTGCGACGGGAGAATCCGACGAAGCGATTCTTCCCCGCGAACGATCTGGCAGTATGCGCTTTCATGAAGGTGACGACGCTTCCAAAGGTGCTGCGCTCGATCGAGCGACTCGAGCATCATATCACGGTCGAGCCGGAGACTGCCGCGCGGGCGCGGCGGGCGATCGAGCGGATGATCGCCATCGGTGGAAACAGGCCCCTCTCGCCGAAACCGGAAACGACCGACGATCCGGGTGAATAA
- the nadC gene encoding carboxylating nicotinate-nucleotide diphosphorylase has product MAERGFAPVRGLRFPYARLMTTTLVRDALEEDGAANDLTSIATIVSDRRQRCVIVAREAGVITGIPLAREAFRQRDPKASVRAAVRDGQRVNAATPVIFVTGHARGLLSAERVALNFMQRLSGVASLTRKYVDAVKGTGVKILDTRKTTPGWRRLEKYAVRAGGGMNHRIDLSSAVLIKDNHLAAVDGDIELAVRRSRELAPVGTPVEVECDDLDQVRSALVAEAEVIMLDNMNEPMMREAVQLINGRAVTEASGGVTLESARAIAETGVDWISVGALTHSAKAMDLSLDFE; this is encoded by the coding sequence TTGGCTGAGCGCGGATTCGCGCCGGTGAGGGGGCTTCGATTCCCTTACGCCAGATTAATGACCACCACTCTGGTTCGGGACGCGCTCGAAGAAGACGGCGCCGCGAACGACCTGACGAGTATCGCGACTATTGTCTCCGACCGACGGCAGCGATGCGTCATAGTGGCGCGCGAAGCCGGAGTCATCACTGGGATTCCTCTGGCGCGCGAGGCGTTCCGGCAGCGCGACCCCAAGGCATCGGTGCGCGCGGCGGTGCGCGATGGACAGCGCGTCAACGCTGCGACGCCCGTAATCTTCGTCACCGGACACGCCCGCGGGCTTCTCTCGGCGGAGCGGGTGGCGCTCAATTTCATGCAGCGGCTGTCGGGAGTCGCGTCGCTCACCCGGAAGTATGTCGATGCAGTGAAGGGAACCGGCGTGAAAATCCTCGATACACGGAAGACGACACCGGGTTGGCGACGGCTCGAGAAATACGCGGTGCGGGCGGGAGGGGGCATGAATCACCGAATCGATCTCTCCTCGGCCGTGCTCATCAAGGACAACCATCTGGCGGCTGTGGACGGAGACATCGAGCTGGCCGTACGCCGAAGCCGCGAGCTGGCGCCCGTGGGAACGCCGGTCGAGGTGGAGTGCGACGATCTGGACCAGGTTCGATCAGCGCTCGTTGCCGAAGCCGAGGTCATCATGCTCGACAACATGAATGAGCCGATGATGCGTGAAGCAGTGCAACTCATCAACGGTCGAGCGGTGACGGAGGCATCTGGAGGAGTAACCCTGGAGAGCGCGAGGGCAATTGCCGAGACGGGTGTAGACTGGATCTCTGTTGGCGCGCTGACGCACTCGGCTAAAGCGATGGATCTGTCACTCGATTTCGAGTGA
- a CDS encoding acyl-CoA dehydrogenase family protein, which yields MAAAGRPDSLNEVRPSFTRGIFAGVVHDELLFPYPEPLDRRNPDEASLVRRLAGELDRMQRSGLIDSARMDEEETISDDLLAEFGRVGMLGLTVPRRYGGLELSATGYARIFEHLSSIDASLGVLIGVHCGLGSKAIVLYGTEEQKQRYLPVLASGETLAAYALTEPETGSDAQNIQTRAELSSDGRRWVLNGHKIWIGNAHRAGVIATFAQTPVERRGETVARLTAFIITPDMPGFRVLGTVRKLGVRGSTQAELLYENLEVPAENVLGTVGKGFAVAVHVLNAGRLTLAAGCTGGSKRVLGEMATYAEQRVQFGHPLAHFEITQRKLSQLAAKVYACDAMLGVLASLADSPAADFALEAACTKVFASDLIWSACDEMVQVAGGRGYVKPFPYERMLRDSRINRIFEGANEVLRLFIALNGVQGPAESLKEVGTALRQPLRNLGLLSGFARSRIRSMLGASATLDARIHPRLAGHKSYFEKHVAELKGATDRVIFRHRTAIVERQFVLERLANMAIELVATACVISRTQSLIEEHGPEASEREIQLCDLFCVESGHRFRANRIALEGREEDVDATRRGVAAIIRDEKRYFVKDAILDI from the coding sequence ATGGCTGCGGCGGGAAGACCAGACAGCCTGAACGAGGTAAGGCCATCGTTCACACGCGGCATATTCGCCGGCGTCGTGCACGATGAGCTGTTGTTCCCCTACCCCGAGCCGCTCGACCGTCGCAATCCCGACGAGGCCTCCCTTGTGCGCCGACTGGCTGGTGAGCTCGACCGCATGCAGCGGAGCGGGCTCATTGACTCGGCACGGATGGATGAAGAGGAGACCATAAGTGATGATCTCCTGGCGGAGTTCGGGCGCGTCGGAATGCTGGGACTCACCGTGCCTCGACGCTACGGCGGCCTGGAGCTCTCCGCTACGGGCTACGCTCGCATCTTCGAGCACCTTTCGTCGATCGACGCATCGCTCGGTGTGCTGATCGGCGTCCACTGCGGTCTCGGCTCAAAGGCAATCGTGCTCTATGGCACCGAGGAGCAGAAACAGCGCTATCTGCCGGTGCTTGCCAGCGGCGAGACGCTGGCGGCATACGCACTCACTGAGCCGGAGACCGGTTCGGATGCACAGAACATCCAGACACGGGCCGAGCTCAGCTCCGACGGAAGACGCTGGGTACTGAACGGCCACAAGATCTGGATCGGCAATGCGCATCGCGCCGGCGTGATAGCGACGTTCGCGCAGACTCCGGTGGAGAGACGGGGCGAAACAGTCGCTCGTCTTACCGCATTCATTATTACTCCTGACATGCCGGGATTTCGAGTTCTCGGAACGGTGCGCAAGCTTGGCGTTCGCGGGTCGACGCAGGCGGAGCTCCTATACGAGAATCTCGAGGTTCCCGCCGAGAATGTTCTTGGGACCGTGGGAAAAGGGTTTGCCGTCGCCGTCCACGTTCTGAATGCCGGGCGGCTCACTCTCGCTGCAGGCTGCACCGGAGGATCGAAGCGGGTTCTGGGTGAGATGGCGACGTACGCCGAGCAGCGAGTCCAGTTTGGCCATCCGCTCGCGCACTTCGAGATAACCCAGCGAAAGCTCTCTCAGCTTGCCGCGAAAGTTTACGCGTGCGACGCGATGCTTGGTGTGCTTGCGTCGCTCGCTGATTCGCCGGCGGCAGACTTTGCACTCGAGGCGGCGTGCACGAAGGTTTTCGCCAGCGATTTGATCTGGAGTGCTTGCGACGAGATGGTGCAGGTGGCCGGCGGCCGGGGATACGTCAAGCCGTTTCCGTATGAGCGAATGCTGCGTGACTCGAGGATCAATCGGATCTTCGAGGGCGCCAACGAAGTGCTGCGACTGTTCATCGCGTTGAACGGCGTGCAGGGACCGGCCGAATCGCTGAAGGAGGTGGGCACGGCGCTCCGACAACCGCTGCGTAACCTCGGATTGCTTAGCGGCTTTGCCAGATCACGCATTCGGAGCATGCTCGGCGCGAGTGCGACACTCGATGCACGCATTCATCCCCGGCTCGCCGGGCACAAGTCGTACTTCGAGAAGCACGTTGCGGAGCTGAAGGGTGCCACCGATCGGGTGATTTTCAGGCACCGCACGGCAATCGTCGAGAGACAGTTCGTCCTCGAGCGGCTGGCAAACATGGCAATCGAGCTGGTCGCCACGGCGTGCGTAATCTCGCGGACGCAGAGTCTCATAGAGGAGCACGGGCCCGAAGCGTCCGAGCGGGAGATTCAGCTATGCGATCTCTTCTGCGTGGAATCAGGTCACCGCTTCAGAGCCAATCGCATTGCACTCGAGGGTCGCGAAGAGGACGTGGACGCAACCCGCCGCGGCGTGGCGGCAATAATAAGAGACGAGAAACGTTACTTCGTGAAGGACGCGATCCTGGACATCTGA